The Saccharopolyspora gloriosae genome window below encodes:
- a CDS encoding NAD(P)H-dependent flavin oxidoreductase yields MRTALCDRLGIEHPIIGFTPSEHVAAAISRAGGLGVLGCVRFNDADELDAVLDWMDENTGGRPYGVDVVMPSTVPAEAADVDLEAMIPDEHREFVRRTLTSLGVPELPDDAAKGDAVLGWLHSVARSHVDVALKHPVKLIANALGSPPPDVIGRAHEHGVLVAALAGKAEHARRHVDKGVDIVVAQGHEAGGHTGEIATMVLVPEIVDAVGEEVPVLAAGGIGSGRQVAAALALGASGAWMGSYWLATKEYTMTLGESAMQRALLAADSSDTVRTRIYTGKPARLLKTRWTDAWSEQDAPSPLPMPLQNILVSEAHQRIMRSDDPEVVSMPVGQIVGRMNAVRDVDEVMRDLLREAGETFTRLDGIR; encoded by the coding sequence ATGCGCACTGCCCTCTGCGACCGGCTCGGCATCGAGCACCCGATCATCGGGTTCACCCCGTCCGAGCACGTCGCGGCGGCGATCAGCCGCGCGGGCGGGTTGGGCGTGCTCGGATGCGTGCGGTTCAACGACGCCGACGAGCTCGACGCGGTGCTCGACTGGATGGACGAGAACACCGGCGGCCGGCCCTACGGCGTCGACGTGGTGATGCCCTCTACCGTTCCCGCCGAAGCGGCCGACGTGGACCTGGAGGCGATGATTCCCGATGAGCACCGGGAATTCGTGCGCCGCACGCTGACCTCGCTCGGCGTGCCGGAACTGCCCGACGACGCGGCCAAGGGCGACGCGGTGCTGGGCTGGCTGCACTCGGTCGCGCGCTCGCACGTGGACGTGGCGCTCAAGCACCCGGTGAAGCTGATCGCGAACGCGCTCGGATCGCCGCCGCCGGACGTCATCGGACGCGCGCACGAGCACGGCGTGCTCGTCGCCGCGCTGGCGGGCAAGGCAGAGCACGCCCGCAGGCACGTGGACAAGGGCGTCGACATCGTGGTGGCGCAGGGGCACGAGGCGGGCGGGCACACCGGCGAGATCGCCACCATGGTGCTGGTGCCGGAGATCGTGGACGCCGTCGGCGAGGAGGTCCCGGTGCTGGCCGCGGGCGGCATCGGCTCCGGGCGGCAGGTCGCCGCCGCGCTGGCGCTCGGCGCGAGCGGAGCGTGGATGGGCTCGTACTGGCTGGCCACCAAGGAGTACACGATGACGCTGGGGGAGTCGGCGATGCAGCGGGCGCTGCTGGCGGCCGACTCCAGCGACACGGTGCGCACCCGCATCTACACCGGGAAACCGGCGCGGCTGCTCAAGACCCGCTGGACCGACGCGTGGAGCGAGCAGGACGCTCCGTCGCCGCTGCCGATGCCGCTGCAGAACATCCTGGTCAGCGAGGCGCACCAGCGGATCATGCGCTCCGACGACCCCGAGGTGGTGTCCATGCCGGTCGGCCAGATCGTCGGCCGGATGAACGCCGTGCGCGACGTCGACGAGGTGATGCGCGACCTGCTGCGCGAAGCCGGCGAGACGTTCACCAGGCTCGACGGGATTCGCTGA